A part of Deltaproteobacteria bacterium genomic DNA contains:
- a CDS encoding GtrA family protein, whose amino-acid sequence MSMQQQTTVCPNINIDSDIDDVTFSSSQPSASIFKIEIARLARSQLSSLIATGVDFAIVALLLSLRVHYLIAAVLGVLIGAGIDFSIKKWWAFAARGGMLHRQMLRYAMVSATSAGLNALIAYILVDGLQMQEFTGVAIAAAIVGIAWNYPMQRFHVFAGAFKTVAAK is encoded by the coding sequence ATGAGCATGCAACAACAAACAACAGTTTGCCCAAATATAAATATCGATAGTGATATCGATGATGTGACTTTTAGCTCTTCCCAACCTAGCGCTAGCATTTTTAAAATTGAAATTGCTCGATTAGCTCGATCGCAACTAAGTTCTCTGATTGCCACAGGTGTTGATTTTGCTATTGTAGCATTATTACTATCGCTACGGGTGCATTATCTGATTGCAGCTGTTTTAGGTGTATTAATCGGTGCAGGTATTGATTTTTCAATTAAAAAATGGTGGGCATTTGCTGCTCGTGGCGGCATGTTGCATCGGCAAATGCTGCGTTACGCAATGGTAAGCGCTACCTCGGCAGGGTTAAATGCGTTAATTGCATATATCTTAGTTGATGGTTTGCAAATGCAAGAATTTACAGGTGTAGCAATTGCAGCTGCAATTGTAGGCATTGCATGGAATTACCCAATGCAACGTTTTCATGTTTTTGCTGGCGCGTTTAAGACTGTAGCAGCCAAGTAA